The window CATATTAGTTGAACAACATCAAATAGAGTTTAATTTATAGTTACATaaaattcactattttttttttactcctTAAATTTACTAATTAGAGTAGACCGCTACTCCATACCAATTCatttacttaccaaaatatcatatatatttttcacaaaatattttacatatagtGTATTGTGTATTCATTTTCATATTGTAACGTATTGTATTCTAAATAACTATGATTTAGTTATGAGTGTAAACTGGAATTTTATGTCCCACCCATTAGTTATCTTATTATTCCCAAACATGTTGCTATTTTTTAAACTCATTTACTATTCAAAGATTCTAATTTAACCACTCTTCTAACCATAAACCTTTATGGTTGTACACTTGTACTTACAGCTTAGAGTTAGtctcctttcatttttctttaattgaattTATATCTAGTGTTGGACTATTATCCCTTCTCCAATACTCTCTAGGGATATATTTAAGTTCTACTTATTTCTTTAAATGCTAGTTTTTATCATAACGaataatgatacaatataaagattttttaattctaataaaAACAAACATGTATGCAATTAAGTAAAGAGAGTTGAATTTAGACCTGAGAGTGTAAAGCAATGGCTTTGCCTCTAAGTTGGTTGAAACGCTTCTTGCCAATGATGTTGCGTGTGACAACCACAATAGGAGCAAAGATTCCTTTCCCTTCATTCACATTCTTCATCATTGGTTGCATCCTCAAACCTTTTTTCCTTCCAAATCGAACTTGCGACGATTTTGCCAGCATACTATATTCTTCACCTGCCATGGAACTTCCCCAACTTCCATAGAACGATGAACCAACACACCCAGTTGCAGAAACTGAAGTAGCCATTTGATTACACTCTTTGTGTTTGTgtgtgtattttttcttcttatgtaactaataaaaaaacgATGTTGCTATTTGTTTGAGAACCTTGAGGTTTGAAAATTGAGAGAAATCAGAAAATACGGTAATGTCTTGTTATTATTACTACCTAATGTTGGGTTTGTGAAGGAGGGAATATTTGGGTGTAAGTTGGAGAGCCATTGGTTTAGATTTTTGGATTGTGGTGTGATCAAAGCAACAAGAGCCACACATATTGGTGGCTTGAAAAATTTAGTTTTCTTGCATTATTTAAGTCTTACAACAAATACAAAT is drawn from Arachis hypogaea cultivar Tifrunner chromosome 12, arahy.Tifrunner.gnm2.J5K5, whole genome shotgun sequence and contains these coding sequences:
- the LOC112728686 gene encoding protein PROTON GRADIENT REGULATION 5, chloroplastic; amino-acid sequence: MATSVSATGCVGSSFYGSWGSSMAGEEYSMLAKSSQVRFGRKKGLRMQPMMKNVNEGKGIFAPIVVVTRNIIGKKRFNQLRGKAIALHSQVITEFCKSIGADAKQRQGLIRLAKKNGEWLGFLA